The genome window AACAAAGGCATGGTCGGCTGGACCATGATCGGCTTCCCCGGCGCTCGCGCCGATTTCATGGACTGGGTTGAACGCAACGAGCAATACCCCTTCCCGGCAGTTTCCATCCGTGGCGAGAGGGCTTGAACGTGGCGACCATCATGAAGAAAGTGGATGCGGTGATCGTCGGCTTCGGCTGGACCGGCGCGATCATGGCCAAGGAACTGACGGAAGCTGGCCTCAACGTGGTCGCGCTGGAGCGTGGCCCGATGCAGGACACCTACCCGGACGGCAACTATCCCCAGGTCATCGACGAACTGACCTACAGCGTGCGTAAAAAACTCTTCCAGGACATTTCCAAAGAGACCGTGACCATTCGCCATAGCGTGAATGACGTCGCCTTGCCCAACCGTCAGCTGGGCGCGTTCTTGCCGGGCAACGGCGTGGGCGGTGCGGGCCTGCATTGGTCGGGCGTGCATTTCCGTGTCGACCCGATCGAGCTGCGTATGCGCAGCCACTATGAGGAGCGCTACGGCAAACACTTCATCCCCAAGGACATGACCATCCAGGACTTCGGCGTGAGCTATGAAGAGCTGGAGCCGTTTTTCGACTACGCGGAAAAAGTCTTCGGCACCTCTGGGCAAGCCTGGACCGTGAAAGGCCAACTGGTCGGCGAAGGCCGTGGCGGCAACCCGTATGCACCGGACCGTTCCAATCCGTTTCCGTTGGAAGCGCAGAAGAATACCGTCTCCGCACAGCTGTTTCAGAAAGCGGCTGCCGAGGTGGGTTACAAACCCTACAACCTGCCGTCCGCCAATACCTCGGGGCCGTATACCAATCCTTACGGTGCGCAGATGGGGCCGTGCAACTTCTGCGGTTTCTGCAGCGGCTATGTCTGCTACATGTATTCCAAGGCCTCGCCGAACGTGAACATCCTGCCGGCGTTGCGCCAGGTGCCGAACTTCGAGCTGCGGCCCAACTCGCACGTGCTCAAGGTCAATCTCGACAGCACCAAGAGCAAGGCCACTGGCGTGACTTACATCGACGCCCAGGGCCGGGAATGTGAGCAGCCGGCGGACCTGGTGATCCTTGGCGCCTTTCA of Pseudomonas azotoformans contains these proteins:
- a CDS encoding GMC family oxidoreductase, which encodes MATIMKKVDAVIVGFGWTGAIMAKELTEAGLNVVALERGPMQDTYPDGNYPQVIDELTYSVRKKLFQDISKETVTIRHSVNDVALPNRQLGAFLPGNGVGGAGLHWSGVHFRVDPIELRMRSHYEERYGKHFIPKDMTIQDFGVSYEELEPFFDYAEKVFGTSGQAWTVKGQLVGEGRGGNPYAPDRSNPFPLEAQKNTVSAQLFQKAAAEVGYKPYNLPSANTSGPYTNPYGAQMGPCNFCGFCSGYVCYMYSKASPNVNILPALRQVPNFELRPNSHVLKVNLDSTKSKATGVTYIDAQGRECEQPADLVILGAFQFHNVRLMLLSGIGKPYDPITNEGVVGRNFAYQNMATIKAFFDKDTHTNNFIGAGGNGVAIDDFNADNFDHGPHGFVGGSPMWVNQAGSRPIAGTSNPPGTPAWGSAWKRATADYYTHQVSMDAHGAHQSYRGNYLDLDPVYRDAYGLPLLRMTFDWQENDIKMNRFMVEKMSKVAEAMNPKAIALLGKKVGEHFNTASYQTTHLNGGAIMGTDPKTSALNRYLQCWDVHNVFVPGASAFPQGLGYNPTGLVAALTYWSARAIREQYLKNPGPLVQA